CATTTCGGGTTTAACATCTCAAGCAACAAGAGAGTTGACGTATGTAGGCTTATTTAGTTATACAAGAACTTTTATATAAGGTCATATCATGTGTAGCTGCAAATAGTGGGGTTCCTACATGCTGGCTTTCCGTTTCCTGTCATATCTTCCTTGATTCTTTCTTGGTGCTGATCCTTGATCTTTCTCTTTGTTTCCCCCTTGTTTCTTGGTAGCTTCCCTGTTGATGAAAATGGTACAGTGAAATCTGTAATTGAATATTTTCGAGAAACATATGGGTTTGTAATTCAGCATACCCAGTGGCCTTGTCTACAAGTTGGAAATCAGCAGAGACCTAATTACTTGCCAATGGAAGTTAGTGCCTCTTTCACACTGAAAACTAATCTTCGCTCATTATCATATCAATTTTCTATGCTTACATGTATCATGGTCCAGGTCTGCAAGATTGTGGAGGGACAAAGGTACTCAAAGCGCTTGAATGAGAGACAGATCACTGCACTTCTGAAAGTGACCTGCCAGCGTCCCCAAGAGAGGGAGCGTGATATTCTTGAGGTTCGGAGCTCTGCCTTCTTATTTATTTACATGCTTTATTTGGAATACATTGCGATTGAGGAATAGTTGACTTATTGGGCGGTTGATTTATCTTTTAATGTAGAAGTGAAGTGACATATGAGAGTTAAATTAATTGTTACTGGTGCTGTTACTTTGATTCTAAGTTGCTGCACTTCATATcagttactccctccgttccaatttatgtgaacctgcaTGACATGGGCActgagtttaagaaaaaatgaagacttttggaatttgtagttctaaacaaattaaaaaagggctcagagtatttgtgtggttataaaatcttctcattaagggtagaattgtaagtttaatctaaattatttccaaataaacggaccaaaaaggaaataggttcacataaactggaacggagggagtagtatttTCTGTTCTGGTATAAATGCATGTTCATATAGATTTATCTATTATTAGGAGCAACAACGCGATGTGTTGGTCACATAGTTTCACTTGATAAGGTTGTGGTGGAAAAGTGAATGTGAATAAGAGATAGATAGATAGAGAAAtcttatttatatttatgatttGTAATTGCATGGCTATGGTTAATCTAGTTTGGGAATTTAATTTGCTGGAACTTGATGATTCACAAATTTGCATCACCTGTACACGTAATTAATGTAAATAACatcttttgttttcttcttttatggTGAGAGAGTCTGTCCTGCTTTGTCACAGGCTGTGTTGGTGAATGATTGCCAGTTTTAGTCCCGTGTCATGATCCATATTCCATCTTTAACACATTTCGAAAATAATGTGAGATCTTTAAGGCTAAGCATTTGCCACGGTCACCGACAGAGGATAGTCCTTTTTGTCTAGATTTCTTTGAAGGCTAGACTGTAGTCATTTTTGGCATGTTGAGACTTGGAAAAGATATCATGGTTGCTGTGCTATACTTCACAATATTTATTAGCAAAAGTTACAATCAGATGACTGTTTTTGATTTGATAATTTGCTTATAAATTCACTtccattttatttttgtttctatGTCAGACCGTACATCATAACGCCTATGCTAATGACCCATATGCCAAGGAGTTTGGTATTAAGATTAGTGACAAGTTGGCACAAGTTGAGGCTCGTATTTTGCCTCCACCTCGGGTAAGTTAAGGCTCCTCACGTCTTTATCAAAAAATTAATTCCTCTCATGGTTGAGGGGGTATGGTCTTACTACCCCCGAGTATACCATTCTTGCTTAAGTTTGATTTGTGCAGTGAAATGTTTATTTTTGTTAGGATTTCAGTAATGAGTATGTATTTCTGCAGCTTAAATATCATGATAACGGTCGAGAAAAGGACTGCCTGCCACAAGTTGGCCAATGGAATATGATGAACAAGGTACCTAGTACTGTTGACACTCTTTAAATTTCATCTCatctgtttgtttttgttttatgttCAGTTAATTCGTACTATCTGGTGTGTACTGGTAGAAGGCCCGCGTTGCATTTTCCCTTCATTATTTTGATTCAATGAAAACATTGGAGGTGCACTATTATTAGTACACACCATCCTGGCTTTTTTGTGAGACTGCTGTGTGGCTGTGTACTGGTAGAAGGCCCGCGTTGCATTTTCCCTTCATTATTTTGATTCAATGAAAACATTGGAGTGCACTATTACACACCATCCTGGCTTTTCGTTGAGACTGCTTTGTGGCTGTTGTTCTTTGCTCGGCTAAGACTAATACTGTATATCTTACTATTGACAGAAAATGGTAAATGGAGGGACGGTTAACAATTGGATCTGCATAAACTTCTCTCGCAATGTGCAAGACAGTGTTGCACATGGGTTTTGCTCTGAGCTTGCACAAATGTGCCAGATATCTGGCATGGTAAATAAGCAGTTTGCAGTTTTCTTTTCTTGTCATTTTTGGTCTTTCAACCCAATATTGACATTACTATCTTGTCTTTTTAGAATTTCAATCCAAATCCTGTTCTGCCACCTTCGAGTGCACGCCCTGATCAGGTCGAAAGAGTCTTGAAAACTCGATTTCATGATGCTATGACTAAGTTGCAGCCGCATGGGAGAGAGCTTGATTTGCTAGTTGTCATCTTGCCTGACAATAATGGATCTCTTTATGGTATAAATGAAAATAATACCTCTTGTCTTCTTTAGCAGAAGTTTGCACGGTGAGGgggctaattttttttttatttcttgacCAGGTGATCTGAAGCGTATTTGTGAGACTGAACTAGGAGTTGTCTCACAGTGCTGTTTGACAAAACATGTATTTAAGATGAGCAAACAGTATCTAGCCAATGTAGCGCTGAAAATCAATGTGAAGGTGGGAGGGAGAAACACTGTGCTTGTTGATGCAATATCGAGGCGAATTCCTCTTGTCAGCGACCGGCCTACCATCATTTTTGGTGCAGATGTCACCCACCCTCACCCTGGGGAGGACTCTAGCCCATCCATTGCCGCGGTACACTTTGTTATTTAGTTCGTGGACCACATCTTTATCTTTGAGGTTCTGAATGTGTGAAATAATTGTCTTTGCAGGTGGTTGCTTCTCAAGATTGGCCTGAGATTACAAAGTATGCTGGTCTAGTTTCTGCTCAAGCCCATAGGCAAGAGCTTATTCAGGATCTGTACACGACTAGGCAAGATCCTGTTAAGGGGACAGTCGCTGGTGGAATGATTAAGTACGATAACTTTATTGCTTCCTCTTTTTCTAGTACTTCTGTACTTTCTTGGGTTTTTAGCAGTTGGTGTTTCTCTGGATTCTGATAGAGGAAGCTTTTAGCAGCTGGTCTCTTCCTTTGGATTCTGATGGAGGATTGAACTTTTCTTATTATGATATTCTATCTTTTCCTATTTATGATTCAGGGACTTACTTATATCCTTCCGAAGAGCTACTGGACAAAAGCCTCAGAGAATCATTTTCTACAGGTATGGTGAAATAATGCCGTTACCAGTGCAATATGCgatttttcctttcttgttcTTCCTTTGGCTTAAATGAAATACTTTCTCTTTTAGGGATGGTGTCAGTGAGGGACAATTTTATCAAGTGCTTCTTTTCGAACTTGATGCGATCCGCAAAGTATGTTCCTTTCATTTTTGTTATTTATTCTTGTTTATTCTTAATTATAGATTATGTGTAATCTGCTAATTTCCTTTTCCTACTTTTATTTATTAGAAGTATTGCACTGACTTGAGTTAATTCAGGCATGTGCGTCTTTGGAGCCAAATTATCAGCCCCCAGTTACATTTGTTGTGGTTCAGAAACGACATCACACAAGGCTTTTTGCCAATAACCACCGTGACAGAAATGCAGTTGACAGGAGCGGGAACATTATACCCGGTAAGTGTTGATCTAATTTCTTGTACTTTGGACATCTTACAAGTGATGTAAGTGTCGGTCTAAATTCTTGTACTTTGGACATCTTACAAGTGATGctaaaatcttattttcaaaacATAACTCTACAGGTACTGTTGTAGATTCAAAgatatgccacccgacagagttTGATTTCTATCTTTGTAGCCATGCTGGCATACAGGTGAAAGATTGCTATAATGTAAACCATAATGGTGGTCAGTGAGTCCGAATTGTAATGTTAATGAATGTTGTGATACTGTAGGGTACGAGCCGTCCAGCTCACTACCATGTTCTATGGGACGAGAACAAATTCACAGCAGATGCGCTGCAGTCTTTGACCAACAACCTCTGCTATACGTGAGTGCACTTTTGAATTTATCAGGATTGTTCTGGAAATTTCCTTCTGTACTTGGTCATTCTGATGGTCTTTAATCTTCCTCTTTTTAGATATGCAAGGTGCACACGTTCCGTCTCCATCGGTATGCCCCTACACTTGTTTATGGCTTTGTTTGTTATTTAGTCAGTTCTTTTGTAGTCTGTCCTCCCTTCTTTTTACTTATTTTAGCAATAGCTCGTTTATCATAATATGATTTTGAACAGAAATTTTTTGCTTTTGCAGTTCCCCCTGCATATTATGCACATTTGGCAGCTTTCCGTGCTCGATTTTATATGGAGCCTGAGACATCTGACGGTGGTTCAGTAACAAGTGGGGCTGCTGCTGGCAGAGGGGGTGGTGCAGGAGCTGCTGGAAGGAACACCCGAGCCCCAGGTGCTGGTGCTGCTGTTAGACCTCTTCCTGCGCTCAAGGATAATGTGAAGAGGGTTATGTTCTACTGCTAGAATCTTAACAAACAAGCTATAGTTTGGACTTTAGCTGACATGCATCCTTTGGAGCCATTGACTGTTAATTATGGCTTATCATGCTGTTTGTTTTTTGCGTTTTCTATAAATCAATAGTTGTAACTGCTTGGCTTCCCCTAATATTTGTTACTATTGATGCCGGAAAGCTATTTAATGTTTGTGACGTTGTGGTTTTAAGCAGCGCTCTCCTTAGATTCCTCGTgatgatatttttatttttgcactgAATTTTAACATGGTGCCATCACCATGATATAATAGATCGAAACCATCAGTGCCTGTTTAGTGGATTGTTCTTGGATCTTGCATTCATGTATCAAAGCACTTGGCTGTTTCAAATTCCTATTAGTCAATACTATATCATTAAGATGTTTCCAGTATGAGTGCAGTGAGGGCATTACAGACGTGCATGTCCTCTCTGATTTGTGTGACTGTTATACTAATGCTTCCAACTTGCGATTCAGTTGTTATAAACTAAAGAAAATAAGTATGTTCACCACTGGTGGAAAATCATATGGATGATGTTTTTGGCTATTCTAGAGGGCTTAAAGGAATCTATTCTTCCATGATAACTCTTTAATGGTTGTGTGTAATCTCTGAagatggagaatgtgatgaaCCTAACTGTAACTGCAACACAATAACGAACGGCCATCTCTGATTAACGATTTAATTATAAAATTTAAATATCAGCATGTTTCCTTTAGTAGGAGTTCATTTATAGCATACACAATTCACTGCGTGAAAGTGAAGGGAAGGGCAGATGAAATTTTGTAGGTGAACCAAGGAAGAAAAGAATAAATCTCAGCAAAGACAAGTCATACAAAAAGAAAATATTGGAAGCACTCAAACGTCTGGAGGGAATAGCAAAGACAAAACCAAGATTTGATGGTAAACAAAAAGGGAATTCTTTACTTTGtctccatctttcttcttcttccttgttGCCACCTTAGCACATACTAGACACCATGGAATGTCTTTATCTTTGCTTCTACACTCCCTCATTGGCTGCCATCAAATTCCCTTTCCATGTGCTTACCTTCTCCTATCATTCAACCATTTCTTATATAAAGCATTGCACCATCATTTGTCACCAAGCACCAAGGGTCCTCACTGCAAGTTTCAACCTATTTTCTTCTTTGCACTCGTAAATACAAATTTACCATGGCCTCAACAGTTGCTGATAGCATGCCTGATGCTTTGAAACAAAGCCGGTATCATATGAAGAGATGCTTCGCTAGGTGAACACccttcttttatgttttttcccCTCTACGTGTTTATGTCAAATTTCCATGCATAATGCTAactacttttcttctttttgacttCAAAATTGGATGTGAAAGGTTCATTGCAATGGGAAGGAGGCTAATGAAGTTGAAACATTTAacagaagaaatagaagaaacTATTGAAGACAAGGCAGAAAGAACCAGGATTTTGGAGGGTTCACTTGGAAAAATTATGAGTTCCACACAGGTCAGCACCATTTAACCAACTTAGTTGaacaggaaaaaaagaaaaagcaaaagagttatTGCAAGGCGTAACGATTttctttgaaattttcaggaGGCAGCTGTTGTTCCACCTTATGTTGCTTTTGCAGTAAGGCACAATCCTGGCTTCTGGGATTATGTCAAAGTTAACGCTGAAACTCTCTCTGTGGAAGCTATTTCAGCCAGGGAATATCTCAAATTCAAAGAGATGATCTTTGACGAAGACTGGTAAGTGGAAAATTGTATCATTTTAAAGAGAAACAATTTTGTAACATACAAGAATAGTTTTGATGGTTGAATGTGCAAGCAGGGCAAAGGATGATAATGCACTGGAAGTAGATTTTGGTGCTTTTGACTACTCTAATCCTCGGTTAGCCCTTTCCTCTTCTGTCGGAAATGGGCTCAACTTTATCTCAAAAGTTCTGTCTTCAAAGTTTGGTGGAAAGCCAGAGGACGCCCAGCCTTTGCTTGATTACTTACTAGCTCTTAATCATCAAGGAGAGGTATGAAAATGGACTACCTTTGTTTCTTAAAGGTATTATATAATGATGCGCGTTATAAAGTTCCTTTTTAAATTGAAACTTTGCAGAATCTAATGATCAATGAGAATCTGAATGGTGTTGCTAAGCTTCAAGCAGCATtgatagtagctgaagtttttgtatCTTCCTTTCCCAAAGACACACCTTATAAAGACTTTGAGCATAAGTAAGCTTCTCATATGCTTCCATTGTCATATGCAGTATACCAATGACATGCTACCGAAAAGTTGTTTATGTTTGTGACTTGATTATGAAAACTCTAGGCTCAAAGAATGGGGCTTTGATAAAGGGTGGGGTCACAATGCAGGAAGAGTAAGAGAGACAATGAGACTGCTTTCCGAGATAATCCAAGCACCAGATCCCATAAATATGGAGTCCTTTTTCAGCAAGCTTCCTACTACATTCAACATTGTTATCTTCTCCATTCATGGTTACTTTGGCCAAGCAGATGTCCTTGGTCTGCCCGATACTGGAGGCCAGGTCTACATATACAGCAATTTATCTCCTTTTGCCTCATATTGCTTATTAGCGACACTTGCATCATTGAAATCAGACTTTTACTTCACAGGTTGTTTATATTCTGGATCAAGTAAGGGCTTTAGAGGAGGAAATGTTACAAAGAATCAAGCAGCAAGGGCTAAACGTGAAGCCCAAGATTCTTGTGGTGAGTTTTGCAAAAATATGCTTAGACAGGTTTTGAGATTGATCGGAGAAGGGATTAAGATGATCAAGATCTTTGTTTCCTGCTTTCATGATGTAAACAGGTATCTCGTCTCATACCAGATGCTCGAGGGACAACATGCAATCAGGAGATGGAACCTATTCTTAACTCATCCCATTCTCACATCCTGAGAATTCCATTCAGGACTGAGAAAGGAGTTCTTCGCCAATGGGTTTCTCGGTTTGATATCTATCCTTACTTGGAGAACTATGCCAAGGCAAGTCTTCTAACAAAATTACCACCTATTCATACACTTTATTTACTTTCTTGAACTAATCGTTTGGTTTGTGACGTATATCATTAGGATGCTTCTGCTAAGATACTTGAGCTCATGGAAGGTAAACCAGACCTCATAATTGGGAACTACACTGATGGAAATTTAGTGGCATCTCTATTGGCCAACAAACTTGGAGTTACTCAGGTTCCGTAGCTGATCATATGATCATATTTTCTACATTGTTTCTTGATAATTAAATGGAAATCTTATTGGATGATAACATTTTAGGGAACCATTGCTCATGCATTAGAGAAAACTAAGTATGAAGATTCTGATGTGAAGTGGAAGCAGTTTGATCCCAAGTACCACTTTTCTTGCCAATTTACTGCCGATTTATTGGCAATGAATGCTGCTGATTTTATCATTACCAGCACATATCAAGAAATCGCTGGAAGGTTAGCACTGACTCTCTCAGTATATTTGGCAACTTAATGAATTTACTGCAGTGGCCAACACTAAAAGCTATCATTCGTCCTTCAGCGAAACTAGGCCTGGACAATATGAAAGTCACACAGCATTTACCATGCCGGGGCTTTATAGAGCTGTTTCAGGCATCAATGTATTTGATCCAAAGTTCAACATTGCTGCTCCTGGGGCTGAACAGTCTACCTATTTCCCTTTCACTGAGAAACAGAAACGATTCAGCACATTTCGTCCTGCTATTAACGAATTACTTTACAGTAATGAGGAAAACAATGAGCACATGTAAGTCTAATTGCCCATTTTCCTAATCTAACCATTGCTTAAATCGTTCTGTTTTTACCGGATGTGTGGTACTTATCAGTAACATTTTTTTTTGGATCAGTGGATTTCTTGCAGACCGGAAAAAACCAATTATATTTTCAATGGCGAGATTTGATACAGTGAAGAACCTGTCAGGCTTGACTGAGTGGTATGGGAAGAATAAGAAGTTGCGGAACTTGGTAAACCTTGTTATTGTTGGGGGATTCTTCGATCCATCAAAATCAAAAGACCGGGAGGAAGCAGCTGAAATCAAGAAGATGCATGAATTGATTGAGAAATACCAGCTCAAGGGACAAATGAGATGGATAGCAGCTCAAACTGATAAATATCGAAATAGTGAGCTATACCGAACTATTGCTGACACTAAGGGAGCTTTTGTCCAACCGGCTTTATATGAAGCTTTTGGACTAACCGTTATTGAAGCAATGGATTGTGGATTGCCTACGTTTGCAACTAATCAAGGTGGACCTGCAGAAATCATTGTTGATGGGGTTTCAGGTTTCCATATTGATCCTTACAATGGGGACGAATCAAGCAAGAAAATAGCTGATTTCTTTGAGAAGTGTAAGGTTGATTCTAAATATTGGAACAGGATATCTGAGGGAGGTCTCAAGCGCATTGAAGAATGGTAACAAACTAGTTCCAAgtttaaaaaatggaaaaaatgctTATCATGTTATATTTTCGTGGTTTTAAGTTCTGCTTCGATGCAGTTATACGTGGAAGATTTATGCAAACAAAGTGTTGAATATGGGATCAATCTATGGATTTTGGAGACAATTCAATGTGGGGCAAAAGCAGGCTAAGCAAAGATACTTTGAGATGTTTTACAATCCTCTCTTCAGGAAATTGGTAGGTTGTATATGTTGAATACAATTTACTAAGATCCTCAAAATGACCAAGAAATATACATTGACTATGCTACTTTTGTAATTTCACAGGCCAAAAGCGTGCCGATCCCACATGAAGAGCCATTGCCACTTGCAACATCAGACTCTACTCAATCCCAAGAATTAAAACTACCACTACCAGTTCCAGCAGCAGTAGCTAAAGTTCTGCCATTAACAAGGCATGCTTTTAACTTAATTACTTCTCTACCTAGAGTAACTGGTAAAGTGGATGTCaagtgaccaggaggtcacgtgTTCGAGcagtggaaacaacctcttgcagaaatgcagggtaaggctgcggaCGATAGAACCTTGTGGTCCGGCCCAtacccggaccccgcgcatagtgggagagcttagtgcaccggactgccCTTTTTTACTTCTCTACCTAGAGTGTATATATTTCAATACAATGGAGTTATTTTCTGATTATCGTGATTCTTGGTTTAAAACAGGATTGCACCtcaggaaaaagaagaagacaagAAACTTGAGACCTCAAGAACAGAGATGGCGCAACATGCTTGCCATTGGCTTTGTCTTTGTGTTTCTGCTTCTGTTATAGTTTATGCGTTGGTAAAATTGTACCGTTTAGTTGAATGATTCTGAACCTTAACACGTTAGGAAAGAACACTGAAATAAAAGGAAAATCATCAAAGGGACAAAATGCTAGCTTATGTCTCATTCAGTTGAAATGTTAATAATATTCTTGTAGTGATGACCAATTACAGGAGTAATAAAATTGCCAGGCATTTTGTTTGAATTGCATTTTATGACAGGTTACCACCTGATGGTTAAGTGGCTTATTTGTTTACCATTTAGCATATGTACTCATATAGTGTAAATAACTTTTACACAATCAATGTATTTTAACCTGTCACAGCAGGTAACATGCCTTATCTTTCAAGTTACTAACCCTATCTTTTACGTACGGTTGCGTTATCTTTTATATGACATGATAGTAGGAGACTCTTTTTATAATTAATTTGAATGTATAGAAGTAAGGGGTGTATATGAACCGGATTGATTTGATTTTTATTAAGATCAAACCAaatcaactatatcggtttggattagTTCGATTTTGACAGggttttcgtttttttttttacttaaatgttgtttcaatcttactttgttaattttttaataagtaaatatatgtttagtaaaaattaaaaaatagacaAATACATTATCTATTAAATATTCTTATGGGAGAATCTacttagtaacacatgatagttaattatttttttagtcgtctgacaataatttttcgttgatgtacactttcaaggttaactgaatttagtaattaaacataaaaatcaatatgatactAAATAATAATAACcatttcaaattcaaaaaagatataagaatttaatagatcttgacatatgaatatggaagaacaaagtGATTAACGCATTTCagtaacacttgataagaaagtgatcacacaacccattatttaaggttaataaatatggagcacttcttattttatttaatattatatcCCATAAGAGAATACTAAATATTTCTagatatttttttaaagaaaattctatataaaatcttaaaagtatatataaatttaattatatatttatatgtcggtttggttcgaatTTCTTACTCAATataataccaaaccaaatcaaaccaaacctagtcggattttttaatcggtttggtttggcTTTTTCATTTGGTGCGATTTTCCGGTTTGGGGATCAAGTGAGagggttttccttttttttttgggggggggggtgtgcTTCTGGCAAaagcggatccaggatttaaatttTATGAGTTCAACTTCTAAGAtttttagcattgaacccattatatttttgaAGTTATGGGTTTGTAcctattatttttacaattttaatgattttttctATACAAAATTTTACTCCATATCaaaagttatgagttcaattgAACTCATAGGCCGAATACTACATCCGCCTCTGGCTTCTGGCCAttgcaaattttgaa
This sequence is a window from Nicotiana sylvestris chromosome 3, ASM39365v2, whole genome shotgun sequence. Protein-coding genes within it:
- the LOC104220986 gene encoding protein argonaute 1-like — translated: MVRKRRTELPGSGESSGSQETGGQGRGQHPQLLQQQQGGYQGAQETGAQSRGQRPQQQQQGSYQGGGRGWRPQQGGYGGRGAGGPPRGGMAPQQSYGGMAPQQSYGGQPEYYQQGRGAQQHQRGGGPPQQHGGIGGRGAPSGGPSRPPAPELHQATSQTPYQAAMTTQPIPYVRPTETSSEAGSSSQPPEQAALQVTQQFQQLALQQEAAPTQAVPPASSKSLRFPLRPGKGSNGMRCIVKANHFFAELPDKDLHQYDVTISPEVPSRGVNRAVMAQLVKLYQESHLGKRLPAYDGRKSLYTAGPLPFVQKDFKITLIDDEDGPGGARREREFKVVIKLAARADLHHLGMFLEGKQADAPQEALQVLDIVLRELPTSRFCPVGRSFYSPDLGRRQPLGEGLESWRGFYQSIRPTQMGLSLNIDMSSTAFIEPLPVIDFVTQLLNRDVSSRPLSDADRVKIKKALRGVKVEVTHRGNMRRKYRISGLTSQATRELTFPVDENGTVKSVIEYFRETYGFVIQHTQWPCLQVGNQQRPNYLPMEVCKIVEGQRYSKRLNERQITALLKVTCQRPQERERDILETVHHNAYANDPYAKEFGIKISDKLAQVEARILPPPRLKYHDNGREKDCLPQVGQWNMMNKKMVNGGTVNNWICINFSRNVQDSVAHGFCSELAQMCQISGMNFNPNPVLPPSSARPDQVERVLKTRFHDAMTKLQPHGRELDLLVVILPDNNGSLYGDLKRICETELGVVSQCCLTKHVFKMSKQYLANVALKINVKVGGRNTVLVDAISRRIPLVSDRPTIIFGADVTHPHPGEDSSPSIAAVVASQDWPEITKYAGLVSAQAHRQELIQDLYTTRQDPVKGTVAGGMIKDLLISFRRATGQKPQRIIFYRDGVSEGQFYQVLLFELDAIRKACASLEPNYQPPVTFVVVQKRHHTRLFANNHRDRNAVDRSGNIIPGTVVDSKICHPTEFDFYLCSHAGIQGTSRPAHYHVLWDENKFTADALQSLTNNLCYTYARCTRSVSIVPPAYYAHLAAFRARFYMEPETSDGGSVTSGAAAGRGGGAGAAGRNTRAPGAGAAVRPLPALKDNVKRVMFYC
- the LOC104220987 gene encoding sucrose synthase 5-like, coding for MASTVADSMPDALKQSRYHMKRCFARFIAMGRRLMKLKHLTEEIEETIEDKAERTRILEGSLGKIMSSTQEAAVVPPYVAFAVRHNPGFWDYVKVNAETLSVEAISAREYLKFKEMIFDEDWAKDDNALEVDFGAFDYSNPRLALSSSVGNGLNFISKVLSSKFGGKPEDAQPLLDYLLALNHQGENLMINENLNGVAKLQAALIVAEVFVSSFPKDTPYKDFEHKLKEWGFDKGWGHNAGRVRETMRLLSEIIQAPDPINMESFFSKLPTTFNIVIFSIHGYFGQADVLGLPDTGGQVVYILDQVRALEEEMLQRIKQQGLNVKPKILVVSRLIPDARGTTCNQEMEPILNSSHSHILRIPFRTEKGVLRQWVSRFDIYPYLENYAKDASAKILELMEGKPDLIIGNYTDGNLVASLLANKLGVTQGTIAHALEKTKYEDSDVKWKQFDPKYHFSCQFTADLLAMNAADFIITSTYQEIAGSETRPGQYESHTAFTMPGLYRAVSGINVFDPKFNIAAPGAEQSTYFPFTEKQKRFSTFRPAINELLYSNEENNEHIGFLADRKKPIIFSMARFDTVKNLSGLTEWYGKNKKLRNLVNLVIVGGFFDPSKSKDREEAAEIKKMHELIEKYQLKGQMRWIAAQTDKYRNSELYRTIADTKGAFVQPALYEAFGLTVIEAMDCGLPTFATNQGGPAEIIVDGVSGFHIDPYNGDESSKKIADFFEKCKVDSKYWNRISEGGLKRIEECYTWKIYANKVLNMGSIYGFWRQFNVGQKQAKQRYFEMFYNPLFRKLAKSVPIPHEEPLPLATSDSTQSQELKLPLPVPAAVAKVLPLTRIAPQEKEEDKKLETSRTEMAQHACHWLCLCVSASVIVYALVKLYRLVE